A portion of the Sulfuriferula sp. AH1 genome contains these proteins:
- the fdx gene encoding ISC system 2Fe-2S type ferredoxin, which translates to MPQLIVLPHPELCPEGTVIDAKPGVSICDTLLANDIEIEHACEKSCACTTCHVIVREGFNSLEPSSELEDDMLDKAWGLEPNSRLSCQAIVEDSDLVVEIPKYTINMVKEGH; encoded by the coding sequence ATGCCACAACTCATAGTCTTACCTCATCCGGAGCTTTGTCCCGAGGGCACCGTCATCGATGCAAAACCCGGTGTCAGTATTTGCGACACCCTGTTAGCCAATGATATTGAAATCGAACACGCCTGCGAAAAATCCTGCGCCTGCACGACTTGTCATGTGATCGTGCGCGAGGGCTTCAATTCGCTTGAGCCGTCGTCCGAGCTGGAAGACGATATGCTGGACAAGGCCTGGGGTCTGGAGCCGAATTCGCGTCTGTCATGCCAGGCCATCGTCGAGGATTCCGATCTGGTGGTCGAGATACCTAAATACACCATCAACATGGTCAAGGAGGGGCATTAG
- the hscB gene encoding Fe-S protein assembly co-chaperone HscB produces the protein MMQFDFSRNHFELFDLKPQFELDNATLEAAYRQLQAQVHPDKFAHLSEAEKRASMQWSTRVNEAYQTLKSPLNRAVYILQLNGINALSETNTQLAPVFLMQQIEWREAIQDARDGSDLGALQQIEREIAAQTKIWREQLLAQLDQQHDLVAATNTVRQLKFVDKIMSEIDDAYSVLDN, from the coding sequence ATGATGCAATTTGATTTTAGCCGTAACCATTTTGAATTGTTTGACCTGAAACCGCAGTTTGAACTGGATAATGCAACGCTGGAAGCGGCTTATCGGCAATTGCAGGCTCAGGTGCATCCTGACAAGTTTGCGCATTTGTCCGAAGCAGAAAAACGGGCCTCGATGCAGTGGTCAACCCGGGTCAACGAAGCCTACCAAACTCTCAAATCACCGCTTAACCGTGCAGTGTACATATTGCAATTGAACGGCATTAATGCGCTGTCCGAAACCAATACGCAACTCGCGCCCGTGTTCCTGATGCAGCAAATCGAATGGCGCGAGGCTATCCAGGATGCGCGTGACGGTAGCGACTTGGGCGCTTTGCAGCAGATTGAACGCGAGATTGCCGCGCAAACCAAAATCTGGCGCGAACAGCTTTTAGCGCAGCTGGATCAGCAGCACGATCTGGTGGCCGCTACCAACACGGTGCGTCAACTCAAGTTCGTCGACAAAATCATGAGCGAGATCGACGACGCTTATTCAGTATTGGATAATTAA
- a CDS encoding pseudouridine synthase produces the protein MSEETLRLSKLMSMRGLCSRREADVYIARGWVRVDGVPVTELGTKVSPNCRIDLQQQAQREQNSRVTILLNKPIGYVSAQAEDGYQPASVLITTANHYAEDQSGIAFSNEHAHGLAPAGRLDIDSIGLLVLTQDGRIAKQLIGENSAVDKEYLVRVEGQLSAQGLKLLNHGLSLDGAALRPTQVSWQNQDQLRFVLREGKKRQIRRMCELVGLKVVGLKRIRIGNVLLGDLPVGQWRYLAAGEQF, from the coding sequence ATGTCTGAAGAAACACTACGCCTTTCAAAACTGATGTCCATGCGCGGGCTGTGTTCGCGGCGCGAGGCTGATGTGTATATCGCCCGCGGCTGGGTGCGCGTCGATGGCGTGCCGGTGACCGAGCTCGGCACCAAGGTGTCACCAAATTGTCGCATCGATCTGCAGCAGCAGGCGCAACGCGAGCAGAACAGCCGCGTTACCATTTTGCTGAACAAGCCCATCGGCTATGTTTCCGCCCAGGCGGAGGACGGCTACCAGCCTGCGAGCGTGCTCATCACCACGGCCAATCATTACGCCGAAGACCAGTCCGGCATCGCCTTTAGCAACGAACACGCCCACGGTCTGGCGCCGGCCGGGCGGCTCGATATCGACTCTATCGGGCTGCTGGTACTGACACAGGACGGGCGCATCGCCAAGCAATTGATTGGTGAAAATTCCGCTGTAGACAAGGAGTATCTGGTACGGGTCGAAGGCCAGCTTAGCGCACAGGGCCTGAAATTGCTGAATCATGGGCTGAGTCTGGATGGTGCGGCGCTGCGTCCGACGCAAGTGAGCTGGCAGAATCAGGACCAGCTGCGCTTTGTGCTGCGCGAGGGCAAGAAGCGCCAGATTCGGCGCATGTGCGAGCTGGTCGGCCTCAAGGTAGTCGGACTGAAACGCATCCGCATCGGCAATGTCTTACTGGGCGACTTGCCGGTCGGGCAATGGCGCTATCTCGCTGCCGGCGAGCAATTTTAA
- the ycaO gene encoding 30S ribosomal protein S12 methylthiotransferase accessory factor YcaO, whose product MTQQHFIIGKDAALETSIATMQAKLMALGFNIEERSWLNPVADAWSVHIRDRDCPLLFTNGKGASREAALASALGEFFERLGCRYFWTHYYFGETIAGQDFVHYPQERWFDLPQDDKWPEDLLNAELREFYDPDSALDLQTLVDRNSGNAERGICALPYQRQRDNETCWFPVNIIGNLYVSNGMSAGNTPTEARTQALSEILERHVKFRVISEGICLPDVPEEVIARYPSIAKGIAELRAAGFGILVKDASLGGRYPVMNVTMLNPHDQGCFASFGAHPRFEVALERSLTELLQGRDLDALAGFHEPGFDLEEIADPQNIEIHFVDSSGIISWEFLRDKPDYDFADWDHPGTTAEEFNWLCDCIHQDDRDIYIADYTDLGVYSCRIIVPGMSEIYPIDDLEWDNNSIANDLRPAILNLQNLDESECQTLLDTLNELGLADQRPVAALIGLAADPGSHWKDLRIGELKTLLALACGDAEAIREGCDWIDHFEQIAAPRRLVYRCIATLLEMKDETPYQTSLALLYGAETLTQARALLNRDNRFFELGAPGMDLTGCDMHQRLLDAYRKVSARSAE is encoded by the coding sequence ATGACGCAACAACACTTTATTATCGGCAAGGATGCTGCGCTGGAAACCTCCATCGCCACCATGCAGGCCAAATTGATGGCACTGGGCTTCAACATCGAAGAGCGCTCCTGGCTCAACCCGGTCGCCGATGCCTGGTCGGTACACATCCGCGACCGCGACTGTCCGTTGCTGTTCACCAATGGCAAGGGCGCATCCCGAGAGGCCGCACTGGCCAGCGCATTGGGCGAATTTTTCGAGCGCCTTGGCTGCCGATATTTCTGGACGCATTATTATTTCGGCGAGACCATCGCCGGACAAGACTTCGTACACTACCCGCAGGAACGCTGGTTCGATTTGCCGCAAGACGACAAATGGCCGGAGGACTTGCTCAACGCCGAATTGCGCGAATTCTATGACCCGGACAGCGCGCTGGATTTGCAGACGCTGGTCGACCGCAATTCCGGCAATGCCGAGCGCGGCATCTGCGCCCTGCCCTATCAGCGCCAGCGCGATAATGAAACCTGCTGGTTCCCGGTCAACATCATCGGCAATCTGTATGTCAGCAACGGCATGTCCGCCGGTAATACACCCACCGAGGCACGCACGCAGGCCTTGTCCGAGATACTGGAACGCCACGTCAAGTTCCGCGTCATCAGCGAGGGCATCTGTCTGCCCGATGTACCTGAGGAAGTCATCGCCCGTTACCCAAGCATCGCCAAGGGTATCGCTGAATTGCGCGCTGCCGGTTTCGGCATACTGGTGAAAGACGCGTCGCTGGGCGGGCGTTACCCGGTGATGAACGTGACCATGCTCAATCCGCACGATCAGGGCTGCTTTGCCAGCTTCGGCGCGCACCCGCGCTTTGAAGTCGCGCTGGAACGCTCATTGACCGAACTGCTGCAAGGCCGCGATCTGGATGCGCTGGCAGGCTTTCACGAACCCGGCTTCGATCTGGAAGAGATCGCCGATCCGCAGAACATCGAAATCCATTTCGTCGACTCCAGCGGCATCATCAGCTGGGAATTCCTGCGCGACAAGCCCGATTATGACTTTGCCGACTGGGATCACCCCGGCACCACGGCGGAAGAATTCAACTGGCTGTGCGACTGCATCCATCAGGACGACCGCGACATCTACATCGCCGACTACACCGATCTGGGTGTGTACAGCTGCCGCATCATCGTTCCCGGCATGTCGGAAATCTACCCGATAGATGATCTGGAGTGGGACAACAACAGCATCGCCAACGACTTGCGCCCGGCGATACTGAATCTGCAAAATCTGGATGAGAGCGAATGCCAGACCCTGCTTGATACCCTGAATGAACTAGGGCTGGCAGACCAGCGCCCGGTGGCGGCACTGATCGGACTGGCTGCCGACCCCGGCTCGCACTGGAAGGATCTGCGTATCGGTGAACTCAAGACTCTGCTGGCGCTGGCTTGCGGCGATGCAGAGGCGATACGCGAAGGCTGCGACTGGATCGATCACTTCGAACAGATCGCCGCACCACGACGCCTGGTGTACCGCTGCATCGCCACACTGCTGGAGATGAAAGACGAGACGCCGTATCAAACCAGTCTGGCGCTGCTTTACGGAGCGGAAACGCTCACACAGGCACGCGCCCTGCTGAACCGTGACAACCGCTTTTTCGAGCTCGGCGCGCCGGGCATGGATTTAACCGGCTGTGACATGCACCAGCGCCTGCTGGATGCATACCGTAAAGTATCGGCACGTTCAGCCGAGTAA
- the hscA gene encoding Fe-S protein assembly chaperone HscA, whose translation MALLQISEPGMSTAPHQHRLAAGIDLGTTNSLVASVRNGVALVLNDEDGRALLPSVVRYSKAADPVVGYAAQAVQSQDPHNTIVSVKRFMGRGLKDIVDAASFPYHFVDAPGMVQLKTVTGVKSPVEVSADILRVLRDRAERSLGGDLTGVVITVPAYFDDAQRQATKDAAKLAGLNVLRLLNEPTAAAIAYGLDNAAEGVYAVYDLGGGTFDISILRLSQGVFEVLSTNGDSALGGDDFDQRIFCWILEQAKFPELTAKDTRLLLSKAREAKEALSDHPEVGITAVLSSGETVDVMLTAKIFNEITASLVNKTLAPTRKALRDAGLGVDEIKGVVMVGGSTRMPRIQSAVAEFFGQTPLTNLDPDKVVALGAAIQANVLAGNRAQDDWLLLDVIPLSLGIETMGGLAEKIIPRNTTIPAARAQEFTTYKDGQTAMSIHVVQGERELVSDCRSLAKFELRGIPPMVAGAARIRVTFQVDADGLLSVSAEELKSGVQATIAVKPAYGLADEDITRMLQASYVHAKEDMQMRAMQEAKVDAERLLDATQTALAENGRDLLTEEELQTIASAMQALTLQLEGADHRAIKDAAEVLNNVTRDFAARRMDASVKQALAGQRFDTI comes from the coding sequence ATGGCACTTTTGCAAATTTCAGAACCCGGCATGAGTACCGCACCGCACCAGCACAGGCTGGCGGCGGGCATCGATCTGGGCACGACCAACTCACTGGTGGCAAGCGTGCGCAACGGCGTGGCACTGGTATTGAATGATGAGGATGGACGCGCATTGCTGCCGTCTGTCGTACGCTACAGCAAAGCGGCTGACCCTGTAGTGGGTTATGCGGCGCAAGCGGTGCAAAGCCAGGATCCGCACAACACCATCGTTTCCGTCAAACGTTTCATGGGTCGTGGGCTCAAGGATATCGTCGATGCGGCGAGCTTCCCCTATCATTTCGTCGATGCGCCGGGCATGGTGCAGCTAAAAACGGTAACCGGCGTAAAAAGCCCGGTTGAAGTCTCGGCAGATATCCTGCGCGTATTGCGCGATCGTGCCGAACGCTCGCTCGGTGGTGATCTGACTGGTGTCGTGATTACCGTACCGGCCTATTTTGACGATGCGCAGCGTCAGGCCACCAAGGATGCGGCCAAGCTGGCCGGGCTGAATGTCCTGCGTCTGCTCAATGAACCGACTGCAGCTGCCATTGCCTACGGCCTGGATAACGCCGCCGAAGGCGTTTATGCGGTATACGATCTGGGCGGCGGTACTTTCGATATTTCCATCCTGCGTTTGTCGCAAGGCGTGTTCGAAGTGCTGTCGACCAACGGCGACTCGGCTCTCGGTGGCGATGATTTCGATCAGCGCATATTCTGCTGGATATTGGAGCAAGCCAAATTTCCCGAGTTGACCGCCAAAGACACACGTCTGTTGCTGAGCAAGGCGCGTGAAGCCAAGGAGGCGCTATCAGACCATCCGGAAGTGGGTATTACCGCTGTTTTATCCTCAGGGGAAACGGTGGATGTGATGCTTACGGCCAAAATCTTTAATGAAATTACCGCCAGTCTGGTCAACAAGACGCTGGCTCCGACCCGCAAGGCACTGCGCGATGCGGGTTTGGGGGTGGATGAAATCAAGGGCGTGGTCATGGTAGGCGGCTCCACCCGCATGCCGCGGATCCAGTCCGCTGTTGCCGAATTTTTTGGCCAGACACCGCTGACCAATCTCGATCCGGATAAGGTCGTTGCGCTTGGTGCGGCGATACAGGCCAATGTGCTGGCAGGTAATCGCGCACAGGACGACTGGCTGTTGCTCGATGTGATTCCACTGTCGCTGGGCATAGAGACCATGGGCGGTCTGGCCGAAAAGATCATTCCGCGCAATACCACCATCCCTGCCGCTCGCGCACAGGAGTTCACTACCTACAAAGACGGCCAGACGGCGATGAGCATTCATGTCGTGCAGGGCGAGCGCGAACTGGTGAGCGATTGCCGTTCCCTGGCCAAGTTTGAATTACGCGGCATTCCGCCGATGGTGGCTGGCGCTGCGCGAATAAGAGTAACCTTCCAGGTCGATGCCGATGGTCTGCTGTCGGTATCCGCGGAAGAACTGAAGAGCGGCGTACAGGCCACGATAGCGGTCAAGCCGGCGTATGGACTGGCCGATGAAGATATTACCCGCATGCTGCAGGCATCGTACGTTCACGCCAAGGAAGACATGCAGATGCGCGCCATGCAAGAGGCGAAGGTGGATGCAGAACGGCTGCTCGACGCCACGCAAACGGCGTTGGCTGAAAATGGCAGGGATTTGCTAACCGAAGAAGAATTGCAGACCATCGCTTCAGCCATGCAGGCGCTGACGCTGCAGTTGGAGGGTGCAGATCACCGTGCCATTAAGGATGCCGCCGAAGTGCTGAATAATGTCACCCGTGATTTCGCTGCGCGCCGCATGGATGCCAGCGTCAAGCAAGCGCTGGCCGGTCAACGATTCGATACCATTTAG
- the iscA gene encoding iron-sulfur cluster assembly protein IscA → MAITVTESAAKHIANFLAKRGKGVGLRLGVRTSGCSGMAYKLEFADAVEDDDLTFVNHGVIVLVDPKSLPYIDGMELDFTREGLNEGFKFNNPNVKDACGCGESFNV, encoded by the coding sequence ATGGCCATTACTGTCACCGAAAGCGCAGCGAAACATATTGCCAATTTTCTGGCAAAACGCGGCAAAGGTGTGGGTTTGCGACTTGGCGTCCGCACCAGCGGCTGCTCGGGCATGGCTTATAAGCTGGAGTTTGCCGATGCCGTGGAAGACGACGATCTGACCTTCGTCAATCATGGCGTCATTGTGCTGGTCGACCCCAAAAGTCTGCCGTACATAGACGGCATGGAACTGGATTTCACCCGCGAAGGTTTGAACGAGGGGTTTAAATTCAACAATCCTAACGTCAAGGACGCCTGCGGCTGCGGCGAAAGTTTCAACGTCTGA
- the iscX gene encoding Fe-S cluster assembly protein IscX, which translates to MSMKWTDTLDIAIELMETHPDVDPKFIRFTDLHGWVTALPDFNDDPERSNEKILEAIQMAWIEEAE; encoded by the coding sequence ATTAGCATGAAATGGACGGATACGCTGGATATCGCAATCGAACTGATGGAAACGCACCCGGATGTCGATCCGAAGTTTATCCGCTTTACCGATTTGCATGGCTGGGTCACCGCGCTGCCTGATTTTAACGATGATCCCGAACGCTCCAATGAAAAGATACTGGAAGCTATCCAGATGGCGTGGATAGAGGAAGCAGAATAA